The following are encoded together in the Lewinella sp. 4G2 genome:
- a CDS encoding mechanosensitive ion channel family protein, translated as MLLRFAILFALLVSFGSLAAQASPTPAPVVFNQDTLFVINNKIGTFQPQQRADRVAKIIRRLSVLPRTDFDSLKVGTLDNGGAEVYLRDEVVTSISPRDSATLGVNAEQVAYERLGIIRAALIKDYEDNSWKTILTDVAIFLGALLVLFLIWLGVTRGFNHVRKRLLNLDTEKVFGRNLLVRKFELITPATEQKALLFVLRMLRYTVLFSILYLYLPWLFSHLTYTRGFGERLLEYVLTPLRTLWDGITGFLPNLLFIVVFVVVARYLIRGMKQIAFQVKTGRTSLDGFYPDWALPTFNLLRVLVIIFTLVMIFPRLPGAGSDAFQGISVFVGLLLSLGSAGIIGNVISGVILTYMRPFVVGDRVKIGDVTGDVLSKTLLVTRIRTVRNEEVTIPNGILMSGGVMNYSAMAAKEGLILHTSITIGYDVPWPQVHELMIEAATRTPGIAPAPAPYVLQKALNDWYVEYELNAYTNDSHKMARTYSDLHANIQNTFNEANVEIMSSHYMAVRDGNGSTIPKKDVRF; from the coding sequence GTTTGCCCTGCTGGTAAGTTTTGGCTCCCTCGCCGCCCAGGCTAGCCCGACGCCGGCCCCGGTGGTCTTCAACCAGGACACCCTGTTCGTGATCAACAATAAGATCGGGACCTTCCAGCCGCAGCAGCGGGCGGACCGGGTGGCGAAGATCATCCGCCGCCTCAGCGTCTTACCCCGAACGGACTTCGACAGCCTCAAAGTCGGGACGCTCGATAACGGTGGGGCCGAAGTGTATCTCCGTGACGAGGTGGTGACGAGCATCTCGCCCCGCGATTCCGCTACCCTGGGGGTAAATGCGGAGCAGGTGGCCTACGAGCGATTGGGCATCATCCGCGCCGCCCTCATCAAGGACTACGAGGATAACTCTTGGAAGACGATCCTAACTGACGTGGCTATTTTCCTTGGCGCGTTGCTGGTGCTCTTTTTGATCTGGCTCGGGGTTACCCGCGGTTTTAACCACGTGCGCAAGCGGCTGCTGAATTTGGATACGGAGAAGGTATTCGGGCGGAATCTACTCGTCCGGAAGTTCGAACTCATCACGCCGGCGACGGAGCAGAAGGCCTTGTTGTTCGTCCTGCGGATGCTGCGGTATACCGTGCTGTTTTCCATCCTCTATCTCTACCTGCCCTGGCTCTTCAGCCACCTGACCTATACGCGGGGATTTGGTGAACGCCTACTCGAGTACGTGCTTACGCCGCTACGGACGCTTTGGGACGGTATCACTGGTTTCTTACCCAATTTGCTGTTCATCGTCGTCTTCGTAGTGGTGGCCCGCTACCTGATCCGGGGGATGAAACAGATTGCCTTCCAGGTAAAAACCGGCCGTACTTCACTGGATGGATTTTACCCGGATTGGGCGCTACCGACGTTTAATCTGCTGCGGGTACTCGTCATCATCTTTACGTTAGTGATGATCTTTCCCCGGTTGCCTGGCGCCGGTTCGGATGCTTTTCAGGGGATCTCCGTTTTTGTGGGCCTGCTCTTATCCCTCGGATCGGCGGGTATCATTGGCAACGTCATTTCCGGGGTCATCCTTACCTACATGCGGCCCTTCGTGGTGGGTGACCGCGTCAAAATTGGGGACGTGACGGGGGACGTTCTCAGCAAGACCTTACTGGTTACCCGCATCCGGACGGTCCGTAACGAAGAGGTCACCATTCCCAACGGCATCCTGATGAGTGGCGGGGTGATGAACTACAGCGCCATGGCGGCGAAGGAGGGCCTCATTTTGCATACGTCCATCACGATTGGGTACGACGTCCCCTGGCCCCAAGTCCACGAACTAATGATTGAGGCGGCCACCCGCACCCCCGGTATTGCACCCGCGCCAGCGCCCTACGTCCTGCAAAAAGCCCTGAACGACTGGTACGTGGAGTACGAACTGAACGCATATACCAACGACAGCCACAAGATGGCCCGCACGTATTCGGATCTGCACGCCAACATTCAAAATACCTTCAACGAAGCCAACGTCGAAATCATGAGCTCCCACTATATGGCGGTGCGGGATGGGAATGGGAGTACAATTCCTAAAAAGGACGTTAGATTTTAG